From the Chondrinema litorale genome, the window TTTCTTCCTCAAAAAGGAAATACTGCGATTAATGGACATTTCATAATTGACGTTATACTTACTAGTTACAACTACTTCAGACATAACAATTCAAAATCTAACTATTGGCTTTCAAACGTTTTAAAATGACCGACCGTAAACGATCTTCATTTTCATCACCCCAATTTCCCAGTGTAGAAATTATGGGAATCAAAGTTTTACCAAATTCTGTTAAACGATATTCCACTTTAGGCGGTACTACAGGATAGATTTTTTTGGTAATCAATTCATGTTCTTCAAGTTCTTTGAGTTGAATAT encodes:
- a CDS encoding winged helix-turn-helix transcriptional regulator, whose translation is MYERKILPNLNCGLDLIGEVLYGKWKIRLLWFINEGYLRPSELQRKIPDATRRVLNIQLKELEEHELITKKIYPVVPPKVEYRLTEFGKTLIPIISTLGNWGDENEDRLRSVILKRLKANS